A window of the Streptomyces sp. NBC_01351 genome harbors these coding sequences:
- the secD gene encoding protein translocase subunit SecD has translation MAAPKKGRRPTGAQGRPGRALAIILIAMVALTAGMFVSKQTTPRLGIDLAGGTSITLKAKSEPGKPDAINETNMNTAVGIIERRVNGLGVSEAEVQTQGRDHIIVNIPKGMNEKQAREQVGTTAQLYFRPVLAFADGAPVAPEGTQSPSPSASGSGAPKAEGSKSPSATPSSSATSQGRALSEALKAPAAPTPSPSASESKKADDSKATPGATPAATPSAPPSGDEAAAAALQAKFAALDCTDEKQRTEVSQGVKPEDPALACGLRGDTWGKWVLGPAQVDGQDVKDAKGVVDPQRGMWIVTMQFTDKGADKFAKITGELAAKQSPQNQFAIVLDGQVISDPSVSQALTGGNAEISGGFTQESAQDLGNMLSYGALPLSFSEDSVTTVTAALGGEQLRAGLIAGAIGLLLVVIYLLVYYRGLAFVAIVSLLVSAILTYTIMALLGKGIGFALNLPAVCGAIVAIGITADSFIVYFERIRDEIREGRTLRPAVERAWPRARRTILVSDFVSFLAAAVLFIVTVGKVQGFAFTLGLTTLLDVVVVFLFTKPIMTLLARTKFFASGHPWSGLDPKRLGAKPPLRRSRRTDSAPVPVDAKEA, from the coding sequence GTGGCAGCACCGAAGAAGGGCCGGCGGCCCACGGGGGCTCAGGGGAGGCCGGGGCGCGCCCTGGCGATCATCCTGATCGCGATGGTGGCGCTCACCGCGGGGATGTTCGTCTCCAAGCAGACGACTCCCCGGCTCGGCATCGACCTCGCGGGCGGCACGAGCATCACGCTCAAGGCCAAGAGCGAGCCCGGCAAGCCGGACGCGATCAACGAGACCAACATGAACACGGCGGTCGGCATCATCGAGCGCCGCGTCAACGGTCTCGGCGTCTCGGAGGCCGAGGTCCAGACGCAGGGCCGCGACCACATCATCGTGAACATCCCCAAGGGGATGAACGAGAAGCAGGCCCGCGAGCAGGTCGGCACCACCGCCCAGCTGTACTTCCGCCCGGTCCTCGCCTTCGCGGACGGCGCCCCCGTCGCCCCCGAGGGCACGCAGAGCCCGAGCCCCTCCGCGAGCGGTTCCGGCGCCCCCAAGGCCGAGGGCAGCAAGTCCCCGTCGGCCACCCCGTCGTCCAGCGCCACTTCCCAGGGCCGTGCGCTCAGCGAGGCCCTCAAGGCCCCCGCCGCCCCCACTCCCTCGCCCTCGGCGAGCGAGTCGAAGAAGGCAGACGACAGCAAGGCCACGCCGGGCGCTACCCCCGCCGCGACGCCGTCCGCGCCCCCTTCGGGTGACGAGGCAGCCGCGGCCGCCCTCCAGGCCAAGTTCGCCGCGCTCGACTGCACCGACGAGAAGCAGCGCACCGAGGTCAGCCAGGGCGTCAAGCCCGAGGACCCCGCGCTGGCCTGCGGCCTGCGAGGTGACACCTGGGGCAAGTGGGTCCTGGGCCCGGCCCAGGTCGACGGCCAGGACGTGAAGGACGCGAAGGGTGTCGTCGACCCCCAGCGCGGCATGTGGATCGTCACCATGCAGTTCACCGACAAGGGCGCCGACAAGTTCGCCAAGATCACCGGTGAGCTCGCGGCCAAGCAGTCGCCGCAGAACCAGTTCGCCATCGTGCTCGACGGTCAGGTCATCTCCGACCCGTCCGTGAGCCAGGCGCTGACCGGCGGCAACGCCGAGATCTCCGGTGGCTTCACCCAGGAGTCCGCCCAGGACCTGGGCAACATGCTCTCGTACGGCGCCCTGCCGCTCTCCTTCAGCGAGGACAGCGTCACCACCGTCACCGCCGCCCTCGGCGGCGAGCAGCTGCGCGCCGGCCTGATCGCCGGTGCGATCGGCCTGCTCCTCGTGGTGATCTACCTGCTGGTGTACTACCGCGGCCTGGCGTTCGTCGCGATCGTCAGCCTCCTGGTCTCCGCGATCCTCACCTACACGATCATGGCGCTGCTCGGCAAGGGCATCGGCTTCGCGCTGAACCTGCCCGCGGTCTGCGGCGCGATCGTCGCGATCGGCATCACGGCGGACTCGTTCATCGTGTACTTCGAGCGCATCCGGGACGAGATCCGCGAGGGCCGCACCCTGCGTCCGGCCGTCGAGCGTGCCTGGCCGCGTGCCCGGCGCACCATCCTGGTCTCCGACTTCGTGTCGTTCCTGGCGGCCGCGGTGCTGTTCATCGTCACCGTCGGCAAGGTGCAGGGCTTCGCCTTCACCCTGGGTCTGACCACCCTGCTCGACGTGGTGGTGGTGTTCCTCTTCACCAAGCCGATCATGACGCTGCTGGCGCGTACGAAGTTCTTCGCCAGCGGTCACCCGTGGTCCGGCCTCGACCCGAAGCGGCTCGGCGCCAAGCCTCCGCTGCGCCGGTCCCGCCGCACCGACTCCGCACCCGTCCCCGTCGACGCAAAGGAGGCGTGA
- the secF gene encoding protein translocase subunit SecF, which translates to MSKLGDLGAKLYRGEVGYDFVGKRFLWYGVSILITITAIVALAVQGLNMGIEFKGGAVFTTPKTAVSVATATEDAERASGHDAIVQELGTGGLRIQISGLDTDAATDVKKKLATDLKVNEADINADLVGPSWGEQIANKAWTGLGIFMVLVVIYLAIAFEWRMAVAALIALIHDLTITVGIYALVGFEVTPGTVIGLLTILGYSLYDTVVVFDGLKEGSKDITKQTRYTYSEIANRSINGTLVRSINTTVVALLPVGALLFIGGGFLGAGMLNDISLSLFVGLAAGAYSSIFIATPLVVDLKEREPAMKALKKRVLAKRASAAAKGESADEGYDSEDEPQVVAQGRSGRRR; encoded by the coding sequence ATGTCGAAGCTGGGAGATCTCGGCGCCAAGCTGTACCGCGGTGAGGTCGGCTACGACTTCGTCGGCAAGCGCTTTCTCTGGTACGGCGTTTCCATCCTGATCACCATCACGGCGATCGTGGCCCTGGCCGTTCAGGGCCTCAACATGGGCATCGAGTTCAAGGGCGGTGCCGTCTTCACCACCCCGAAGACGGCCGTCTCCGTCGCCACGGCGACCGAGGACGCGGAGAGGGCCTCGGGCCACGACGCGATCGTCCAGGAACTCGGCACCGGCGGCCTGCGCATCCAGATCTCCGGTCTGGACACCGACGCCGCGACCGACGTGAAGAAGAAGCTCGCCACCGACCTCAAGGTCAACGAGGCGGACATCAACGCGGACCTGGTCGGCCCCAGCTGGGGTGAGCAGATCGCCAACAAGGCCTGGACGGGCCTCGGGATCTTCATGGTCCTCGTGGTGATCTACCTGGCCATTGCGTTCGAGTGGCGGATGGCGGTCGCGGCGCTGATCGCGCTGATCCACGACCTCACGATCACCGTCGGCATCTACGCCCTCGTCGGCTTCGAGGTCACGCCGGGCACGGTCATCGGTCTGCTCACGATCCTCGGTTACTCCCTCTACGACACCGTCGTCGTCTTCGACGGTCTCAAGGAGGGGTCGAAGGACATCACCAAGCAGACCCGCTACACGTACAGCGAGATCGCCAACCGCAGCATCAACGGCACCCTGGTCCGCTCGATCAACACCACGGTCGTCGCGCTGCTCCCCGTCGGTGCGCTGCTGTTCATCGGCGGCGGCTTCCTGGGCGCCGGCATGCTGAACGACATCTCGCTGTCGCTGTTCGTGGGCCTCGCGGCCGGCGCCTACTCGTCGATCTTCATCGCGACCCCGCTGGTCGTGGACCTGAAGGAGCGCGAGCCGGCGATGAAGGCGCTGAAGAAGCGGGTGCTCGCGAAGCGGGCGTCCGCGGCGGCCAAGGGCGAGTCCGCGGACGAGGGCTACGACTCCGAGGACGAGCCGCAGGTCGTGGCGCAGGGCCGGTCGGGGCGGCGCCGGTGA